In the genome of Pseudanabaena mucicola str. Chao 1806, the window TATATCTAATTTTATACAATCTCTATTATCTTAGCCTTTACTGAAATTGTCTTTAGTACTTAATTTAATAGCTAATTAACTCAAAATACTAACTTATAACTTATTGTATTATATAACTATGAAAAAGTCTTCCAGAATGTTTTATAAATAGCTGCTAATTTACTCAAATAATGAGTTGTTTTTCTTTTGAGATTTCTTCCTATACCTATCATAATTTCTTTAAGTGGTACTGGAGTCTTGTGCAAATATTTAGTTGAAGGTTTATTCTCAATATGGCTTAAAACCCAATCAAATACAAAAATAGGAGAATGACTTAGATTGAGAGTAACAAATTCTACTGATTGTTGCAAATGTTTGTTATAGCAATAGAATCCATTTTCCCAATATATATTTTTCATGACCTGTCCACTCTTTAGCCTTGACATTTGATAACCTATATCTTCTCCCTGTACAATAGAATCGTCCCAAGTCTTTCCCTTTAACACCTTGCCAAGATGGTAGGTATTAAAGGACAGCTTTTGCTTGGCATTTACCCATGCACGCATCTCAGTAAATGCATATTCAGGATTAATAATGTCGAACTCTTCTTGTTGTTTTTTTAGAAAATCATCGTCTAAAAAAAGCTGATTAATAACTATAAGATATTGTTTGAGTATGCATGTTTTAACAAATCCATTAAGACCATTACCGTTACATTGCTCTGTTGAGTCATAATCCGAAAAATACTCGCTAAATTTGCTGAGATCCTTTAAAATTATTGTATCGGAATCAAAATGCCAAAATGATTCAAGCTGCATTTTTTGAGCTAGTTCATAGACATAAAACCATCTTTCAAATACATACATTAACCAGTTTCTTCCATTTCTAATTAGTGGATGAAAAGTGCCCTTTATGGGCTTGAATACTCTATAAAATTCAGTTCTTAAATCAGACTCCACTAAAGAATTAAAATGATGATGTTCAACATGGTTACTAGTTGCTAATTCCAAATTATTGTCATCCCCAATCAGAATTACTTTTGTATTCTGGTTAGTGAGTTTTGCACATCTCAGGGTTTTTGAGAGATAAGCACTATGACCATAGTGCGTAAAAATAATAGGATTAGGAATACTCATTGCTATTAATCAGTTTCTGTTTATATGATATGAGATTTTAACTGGTACATTCTATTGAAGCTTTGGGTAGCACAGAAATATTTTTAAAAGTGGCGCTTTGCACCACTTTTAAAAATATTTCTGGGTTTTGAGTAAGCGCAAAGTGCTGTAAGTATAAGCTCATAGGAATGAATAGGTTTAGTGAAATTCAGGGACAAGATAGCATTAAGGATGGGCGGCGCGAAGCACCACCCATCCTTAATGCAAGATTTAGGCGATATTTTTGGTAATGATGGAACGATCAAATACTTTGCCATTGGTAGCGATCGCTTTGGTGATGATCTTATCTTGATAGACATCAAAAGTCATGAAACTAAACTGGGCGCTTACAAAAGCGGTTTGTGGCGATCGCCCAAATTTGTATAGTGGTGCGCCGCCGCCGCCATTGACGATATAGGTAGTGCCATTGATCGGGTTAAACCTTTCATATCCATGATCATGTCCACAGAGATATAAAGGCACTTTATGCTTAGCAAAAATTGGTGCGAGTTTAGCGGCTAATTCGCGATTGCTGCCATGTCTACCAGAAGAATAGAGGGGATGATGCCCATACACGATTTTCCAAGGGGCAGTACTTTTCGCTAGTTGCTGATCGAGCCATGCTAGTTGCGCTTCCCAAGCAGCATTACTATTCGTATCAAGGGCAAAAAATTCTACGGTTCCTTCTTTGACATCACCTTGAGTAAAGGAATAGTAGCGATCGCTCATGTTAAAGGGTTTGTAGTTAATTTGGTCGAGACCATTATTAGATTTGATAATGTCGTGGTTGCCTAGCACCGCATAAAATTTCACATTCTCCTTGAGCAATGGTGCATAGGGTTCTTCAAAATATGCTTTAGCTAATTTAATTTCCCCATAGGAGTAAATGTTATCGCCTGCCATCAAGACAAAGGCATAGGGCTTTTGCTGGTAGGTTTCCCACATTGACTTAGCTACCGCAAATTGATCGGGGCTACCAAAACCGTTATCGGCGATCGCGGCAAAACGCAGTAACGGCTCCTCTGTAGTTTCAAG includes:
- a CDS encoding metallophosphoesterase gives rise to the protein MKRRQLLFAVGGALIGVPVIGTLIYDAISKSKNQTTYESAATQSPTSPSANNLAEANKDNNEISLETTEEPLLRFAAIADNGFGSPDQFAVAKSMWETYQQKPYAFVLMAGDNIYSYGEIKLAKAYFEEPYAPLLKENVKFYAVLGNHDIIKSNNGLDQINYKPFNMSDRYYSFTQGDVKEGTVEFFALDTNSNAAWEAQLAWLDQQLAKSTAPWKIVYGHHPLYSSGRHGSNRELAAKLAPIFAKHKVPLYLCGHDHGYERFNPINGTTYIVNGGGGAPLYKFGRSPQTAFVSAQFSFMTFDVYQDKIITKAIATNGKVFDRSIITKNIA